One part of the Marinitoga hydrogenitolerans DSM 16785 genome encodes these proteins:
- a CDS encoding transposase, protein MYQASSLGAAETALAEFKKKWDETYPIGTQTWKNNWNKLSAYFKYSEPIKKQIWLFPKKIDKGMIKMLK, encoded by the coding sequence ATATATCAAGCTTCAAGTCTTGGTGCTGCTGAGACTGCACTTGCAGAATTCAAAAAGAAATGGGATGAAACATATCCCATAGGAACACAAACATGGAAAAATAATTGGAACAAACTATCAGCTTACTTTAAATATTCAGAGCCTATTAAAAAGCAGATATGGCTCTTTCCAAAGAAAATTGACAAAGGAATGATAAAAATGTTAAAATAA
- a CDS encoding transposase, which yields MGIYIEKTESSRFWMGVLNDLRAIGNILIVSVGGLIGFVDAIQAVLP from the coding sequence TTGGGTATATATATTGAAAAGACTGAATCTTCAAGATTCTGGATGGGTGTTCTAAATGATTTAAGAGCAATAGGTAATATTTTAATTGTCTCTGTTGGTGGCCTAATAGGTTTTGTTGATGCAATTCAAGCAGTTTTGCCATAA